A single window of Selenomonas sputigena DNA harbors:
- a CDS encoding alpha-glucoside-specific PTS transporter subunit IIBC, with protein MSLSKDVFMQNMQRFGGAMYTPVILFAFFGLTVAVSIVCKNTGLLGAIAAEGTLWYDFWYIVEQGAWTVFAQMPILFAIAVPIGFAKKEPARCAMESFVIYMLFNYFISAILTLHGSAFGVDYSQAAGPGTGLAMIANVKTLDMGMLGAIFIACCTAYLHNHFYDTNIPDWLGIFKGPAFVVAVGFAVMIPMALIFCCVWPMVQHAIEQFQFFLKTSGIVGVWAYTFSEKILLPAGLHHFIYLPFMFGPAVVDGGIQAYWLGHINDFMTSAQSLRDLFPEGGFALHGSGKVFGLPGAALAIYACAKPEKRKKTAALLIPATITAMLCGITEPLEFTFLFVAPLLYLLHAILSATLSATLYAIGLSGNFGGGLIDCFVQNWIPLFSYHYATYLTQIGIGLCFTAIYFFVFRAVIRFKDYKTPGRTDDDVEDKLFTKADYKAKQAGAADAAAGAAPDLKLDERDVKAKVFLEGLGGPANIKDVTNCATRLRVTVEDPDLVQPVAVFTRAGAHGLVRNGHAFQVIVGLSVPQVRERFEALLAAPASDATELAVGTEKSLSFTAVADGKVIDMSEVKDEMFSQKMIGDGVAIEPTGNLVVAPAAAEVTMVMEDSLHAVGLRLANGAELLIHIGVDTVKLGGKGFELLVRAGDKVGQGAPLVKFDRATIKEAGYQDTVIMAVTNSGEYPLMKKHTGMTAEAGKTDVLTF; from the coding sequence ATGTCACTCAGCAAGGACGTCTTCATGCAGAACATGCAGCGGTTTGGCGGCGCGATGTATACGCCCGTCATCCTGTTCGCGTTCTTCGGTCTGACGGTGGCGGTGTCCATCGTCTGCAAGAACACGGGGCTGCTCGGCGCGATCGCCGCCGAAGGCACGCTATGGTACGATTTCTGGTACATCGTCGAGCAGGGCGCGTGGACGGTGTTCGCACAGATGCCGATTCTCTTCGCCATCGCCGTGCCCATCGGCTTCGCGAAGAAGGAGCCGGCACGCTGCGCCATGGAATCCTTCGTCATCTACATGCTCTTCAACTACTTCATCTCGGCCATCCTCACGCTGCACGGCAGCGCATTCGGCGTCGACTACAGCCAGGCGGCAGGTCCCGGCACGGGACTTGCCATGATCGCGAACGTCAAGACGCTCGACATGGGCATGCTCGGCGCGATCTTCATCGCGTGCTGCACGGCATACCTGCACAACCACTTCTACGATACGAACATCCCCGATTGGCTCGGCATTTTCAAAGGCCCTGCCTTCGTCGTCGCCGTCGGCTTCGCCGTCATGATCCCGATGGCCCTCATCTTCTGCTGCGTCTGGCCAATGGTACAGCACGCGATTGAGCAGTTTCAGTTCTTCCTCAAAACGAGCGGCATCGTCGGCGTCTGGGCATACACGTTCTCGGAGAAAATTCTGCTGCCCGCCGGCCTCCATCACTTCATCTACCTGCCGTTCATGTTCGGCCCTGCGGTCGTCGACGGCGGCATCCAAGCCTACTGGCTCGGCCATATCAACGACTTCATGACGAGCGCGCAGTCTTTGCGTGACCTCTTCCCCGAGGGCGGCTTCGCACTGCACGGCAGCGGCAAGGTCTTCGGCCTGCCGGGCGCAGCGCTCGCCATCTACGCGTGCGCCAAGCCTGAAAAGCGCAAGAAGACAGCGGCTCTCTTGATCCCTGCGACGATCACGGCGATGCTCTGCGGCATCACCGAGCCTCTGGAATTCACCTTCCTTTTCGTCGCGCCTCTCCTTTATCTGCTGCACGCGATCCTCTCGGCGACGCTCTCGGCGACGCTCTACGCCATCGGGCTTTCGGGCAACTTCGGCGGCGGTCTCATCGACTGCTTCGTGCAGAACTGGATTCCTCTTTTCTCCTACCATTATGCGACATACCTCACGCAGATCGGCATCGGCCTGTGCTTCACCGCCATCTACTTCTTCGTCTTCCGCGCTGTCATCCGCTTCAAGGATTACAAGACACCGGGCAGAACGGACGACGATGTCGAGGACAAGCTCTTCACGAAAGCCGACTACAAGGCGAAGCAGGCAGGCGCTGCGGATGCCGCTGCAGGCGCCGCACCCGATCTGAAGCTCGACGAGCGCGACGTGAAGGCGAAGGTCTTCCTCGAAGGACTCGGCGGCCCTGCGAACATCAAGGACGTCACGAACTGCGCGACGCGCCTGCGCGTGACGGTAGAAGATCCCGATCTCGTACAGCCGGTCGCCGTCTTCACCCGCGCGGGCGCACACGGCCTCGTGCGGAACGGACATGCGTTCCAGGTCATCGTTGGCCTCTCCGTGCCACAGGTGCGCGAGCGCTTCGAGGCGCTTCTCGCAGCGCCTGCATCCGATGCGACGGAGCTCGCCGTCGGCACGGAAAAATCCCTTTCTTTCACGGCGGTCGCCGACGGCAAGGTCATCGACATGAGCGAGGTCAAGGATGAGATGTTCTCACAGAAGATGATAGGTGACGGCGTCGCCATCGAGCCGACGGGCAATCTCGTCGTCGCGCCCGCCGCCGCCGAAGTCACGATGGTCATGGAGGATTCGTTGCACGCCGTCGGGCTGCGTCTCGCGAACGGCGCGGAACTGCTCATCCACATCGGCGTCGACACGGTGAAGCTCGGCGGCAAGGGCTTCGAGCTTCTCGTCCGTGCAGGCGACAAGGTCGGCCAAGGTGCGCCGCTCGTGAAGTTCGACCGCGCGACGATCAAGGAAGCCGGCTACCAGGACACGGTCATCATGGCAGTGACAAACTCGGGCGAATACCCGCTGATGAAAAAGCATACGGGCATGACGGCAGAAGCCGGCAAGACGGACGTCCTGACCTTCTGA
- a CDS encoding glycoside hydrolase family 13 protein, whose translation MKATHWWQNTAVYQIYPKSFNDTHGKGTGDLRGITEKLDYLRSLGAGALWLTPVYPSPMVDNGYDISDYCGIHPDFGTLADMEELIAEAKKRDMRIVMDLVYNHTSDQHPWFLESKKSRTNAKSDWYIWRDAKEDGSAPTNWRGIFGGSAWTYCEERGQYYLHTFAEAQPDLNWENPEVREALFAAANFWLAKGVGGFRIDAITYIKKPAVFTDGEPDATDGMTSVHDMTANTPGILDFLHEFRARVFDGHDIFTVGEANGVTPEELPLWVGENGVFSMLFEFSHVLVPYEGGECWHKAQPWPLTKLKRALTASQHATAKEGWFPIYFENHDRARSVNYFFPKGADKKLAAKALAAVLFTLRGTPFIYEGEELGMTNVAWDSIDAYDDISSHGQYALALEDGFSKKEALGFVHFNSRDNARTPMQWTAERHAGFTSGTPWLPVNENYRTLNAAAEEKDADSVLHFYRHLAKLRETIPALLDGVYEELLEENEQIYAFSRTLGKTRIKTAVNFSTKDAALPADFLRGTRLAGSYADAPTTSLRPLEAVIYEEEIQ comes from the coding sequence ATGAAAGCAACGCATTGGTGGCAGAACACCGCCGTCTACCAGATTTATCCGAAGAGCTTCAACGACACGCACGGCAAGGGCACGGGCGATCTTCGCGGCATCACGGAAAAGCTCGACTATCTAAGGTCGCTCGGCGCGGGCGCGCTATGGCTCACGCCCGTCTACCCGTCGCCCATGGTCGACAACGGCTACGACATCAGCGACTATTGCGGCATCCATCCCGATTTCGGCACGCTCGCCGACATGGAGGAACTGATCGCCGAAGCGAAGAAGCGCGACATGCGCATCGTCATGGATCTCGTCTACAACCACACCTCTGACCAGCACCCGTGGTTCTTAGAGTCGAAGAAGAGCCGCACGAACGCGAAGAGCGACTGGTATATCTGGCGCGACGCGAAGGAGGACGGCAGCGCCCCAACGAACTGGCGCGGCATCTTCGGCGGCTCTGCGTGGACGTACTGCGAGGAGCGCGGCCAATACTACCTGCACACCTTCGCCGAGGCGCAGCCCGACCTCAACTGGGAGAACCCCGAGGTCAGGGAGGCGCTCTTCGCCGCCGCAAACTTCTGGCTCGCAAAGGGCGTCGGCGGCTTCCGCATCGACGCCATCACCTACATCAAGAAGCCCGCCGTCTTCACGGACGGCGAGCCGGACGCGACGGACGGCATGACGAGTGTCCACGATATGACGGCGAACACGCCGGGCATCCTCGACTTCCTGCACGAGTTCCGCGCACGCGTCTTCGACGGACACGACATCTTCACCGTCGGCGAGGCGAACGGCGTCACACCCGAGGAACTGCCGCTGTGGGTCGGCGAAAACGGCGTCTTCTCCATGCTCTTCGAGTTCAGCCACGTCCTCGTGCCCTACGAAGGCGGCGAATGCTGGCACAAGGCGCAACCGTGGCCTCTCACGAAGCTCAAGCGTGCGCTCACGGCTAGCCAGCACGCCACCGCCAAGGAAGGCTGGTTTCCCATCTACTTCGAGAACCACGACCGTGCACGCTCCGTCAATTACTTCTTCCCCAAAGGCGCGGACAAGAAGCTCGCGGCAAAGGCTCTCGCCGCCGTCCTCTTCACGCTGCGCGGCACGCCCTTCATCTACGAGGGCGAAGAACTCGGCATGACGAACGTGGCTTGGGATTCCATCGACGCCTACGACGACATTTCGTCGCACGGCCAGTACGCGCTCGCTTTGGAAGATGGCTTCTCCAAGAAGGAAGCGCTGGGCTTCGTCCACTTCAACAGCCGAGACAACGCACGCACGCCGATGCAGTGGACGGCCGAAAGACATGCGGGCTTCACGAGCGGCACGCCATGGCTGCCCGTCAACGAGAACTATCGCACGCTCAACGCTGCCGCCGAGGAAAAGGACGCTGACTCCGTACTGCACTTCTACCGTCATCTCGCCAAGCTGCGCGAGACGATTCCCGCGCTTTTAGACGGCGTATATGAAGAGCTTCTGGAAGAAAACGAGCAGATCTATGCGTTCTCGCGCACACTGGGAAAGACGCGCATCAAGACGGCGGTCAACTTCAGCACAAAGGACGCGGCGCTTCCCGCAGACTTCCTCCGCGGCACGCGCCTTGCCGGAAGCTATGCGGACGCGCCGACGACTTCGCTTCGTCCATTGGAAGCCGTGATTTACGAGGAGGAGATACAATGA
- a CDS encoding HAD-IIB family hydrolase: MKVAASDYDGTLLRGGKIDEETLQAVKKWRAAGNKFGVISGRDYGMLVPQLFAFGLEFDYTVCNNGGIIRDAKETVRFQAEIEPAALAAIAEEPLAAKSFHFAFSAADVTYLCHQSEGSWIEREAKEWDYPIIYIEESEIGTLKKIQQFSMGFPLPAESDACAAALNSRLGDKIHAYPNACSLDITPVGVGKDQGIRTLLSVMGWDGAEVFAIGDETNDLPMLKAFDGYTLTTAREAIQKQAKEVFPSVGAMMLTYL, translated from the coding sequence ATGAAGGTAGCTGCAAGCGATTACGACGGGACGCTCCTCAGGGGCGGCAAGATCGACGAGGAAACGCTGCAGGCCGTCAAGAAGTGGCGTGCGGCAGGCAACAAGTTCGGCGTCATCTCGGGGCGCGACTACGGCATGCTCGTGCCGCAGCTCTTCGCTTTCGGGCTGGAATTCGATTACACGGTCTGCAACAACGGCGGCATCATCCGCGACGCGAAAGAGACGGTGCGCTTCCAGGCCGAGATCGAACCGGCCGCCCTCGCCGCCATTGCCGAAGAGCCTCTGGCGGCAAAATCCTTCCACTTTGCCTTTTCAGCGGCCGACGTGACGTACCTTTGCCACCAATCGGAAGGCTCTTGGATCGAGCGTGAGGCAAAGGAATGGGACTATCCCATCATCTACATCGAGGAATCCGAGATCGGCACGCTCAAGAAGATCCAACAGTTCTCCATGGGCTTCCCGCTTCCCGCCGAATCCGACGCCTGCGCCGCCGCGCTCAACTCGAGGCTCGGCGATAAGATCCACGCCTACCCGAACGCCTGCAGCCTCGACATCACGCCCGTCGGCGTCGGCAAGGATCAGGGCATACGCACGCTGCTCTCCGTCATGGGCTGGGACGGCGCGGAAGTTTTCGCCATCGGCGACGAAACGAACGACCTGCCGATGCTCAAGGCATTCGACGGCTATACGCTGACGACGGCGCGAGAAGCGATTCAAAAGCAGGCGAAGGAAGTTTTTCCGAGTGTCGGCGCGATGATGCTGACCTATCTGTAA